A genome region from Osmerus mordax isolate fOsmMor3 chromosome 27, fOsmMor3.pri, whole genome shotgun sequence includes the following:
- the LOC136936560 gene encoding uncharacterized protein produces the protein MEVCWFHPPLQHKPSPPEPGWHFRQRMFLWAPMRMWGIPLKCTRCDRKMHHSGIYPKVREVIDVDTRYYLVGGDYPRCSKCMLPVCPWSHEILAQLDVAHRSLFPAVLTTQLALDRKCMTVLKPRTSGNSSSYLQSAVEEAHSEEWARQTIRYLSDCELHLKMATFVSSAAVHLPPPPFRPLPLAQWFETVHSNDILSHLEEMKGVITSTYGRILKMDSTKKITKKLAGSIGDTAAWMSNIGNELGQVLNSVLTTGEGAGLEELCQGIVTRYENAGQAEPEAIYVDRDCCSQSGVSSVLRLFRPWKFVVRLDVFHFMRRFNCGLTTEHHPLYGTFCSKLSACIFEWHQEDVQRLKEAKKGEWKSSHGGNAPTEALLLASISTGEMAKHCRRRTRAVEEIRVMISGLLESMWELTDTTGLRLVNPDSMHHVWEVQQKHLECIQDPAGVELYTKTGTLQKGGKVLDVLRCGRGSSSLESFHRHQCAFVPGKFKMLTCRFRCNALHTQMYMLEGVSRWNMNRAKEAVAVVGASTLRTFDVCLMSHLNSMSQRVLGCSLVPEFTPPGKPTGERIAVEYLLAQSNRGDLLVPQQLPEIPTEELEDEGEPEVTMCQVADLRVGDPDPPICAVEAQVTLEGDSGPRSLDEDIIVEEDDTQDSTSDQNSRCDSRGVLGWDAVDDLAAYLVGLNRTITALSSKEEADIVHLYMALPAMDKEPLRFGQKARKKTVAGPWRAPRKPSGSAPGQQAAERLFMTHGQAAQDPEVHRVSECVCLRLLKEFQQAPNRPKDTRSRTLPIPQSIVVAYSHLKQLLEDSRVVLEKTNVVLIPVNNTTISSWLLRRDKRKDRDMLLQGTILPKRFELAKDSLPEAQTLPAAPVQHGHEAMVFEEPENREGEAVIRPRHSVRSALAQHYQPGSYVWPGSAGSASYEHGNLPPPPSPAWASYQQGHLPPQPPPSPAWASYQQGHLPPPPPPSPAWASYQQGHLPPPPSPAWASYQQDYMPPPPSPAWPSYQQDYLPPPPSPAWPSYQQDYLPPPPSPAWPSYLFVHCMVF, from the exons ATGGAGGTGTGCTGGTTTCATCCACCACTGCAGCACAAACCGTCTCCTCCCGAGCCCGGGTGGCACTTCCGGCAGAGGATGTTCCTCTGGGCACCAATGAGGATGTGGGGGATTCCTCTGAAATGCACGCGGTGTGACCGGAAAATGCACCACTCAGGGATCTACCcgaaggtgagggaggtgatagATGTGGATACCCGCTACTACCTGGTGGGAGGGGACTATCCACGTTGCAGCAAGTGTATGCTGCCGGTCTGCCCATGGAGCCACGAAATCCTTGCTCAACTGGATGTGGCACATAGGAGCCTGTTTCCTGCTGTCCTCACTACACAGCTAGCCCTGGATAGGAAGTGTATGACTGTCCTGAAGCCAAGGACCAGTGGGAACAGTTCCTCCTACCTCCAGTCTGCAGTAGAGGAAGCACACAGCGAGGAGTGGGCACGTCAGACCATCCGCTACCTGTCTGACTGTGAGCTTCATTTGAAGATGGCTACCTTCGTCTCTTCTGCAGctgtccatcttcctcctccacccttcaggCCCCTTCCACTTGCCCAGTGGTTTGAGACGGTCCACTCCAACGACATCCTCAGCCACCTGGAAGAGATGAAGGGGGTGATCACCTCTACCTATGGTAGAATTCTGAAGATGGACTCTACAAAGAAG atCACCAAGAAGCTGGCTGGCAGTATAGGGGACACCGCTGCATGGATGTCCAACATCGGCAACGAGCTTGGCCAGGTTCTGAACAGTGTTCTGACGACAGGTGAAGGTGCAGGGCTGGAAGAGTTGTGCCAGGGCATCGTCACACGTTATGAGAATGCTGGACAAGCTGAGCCTGAGGCTATCTATGTTGACCGGGACTGCTGCAGCCAGTCAG GTGTGTCGTCAGTGCTGAGACTCTTTCGACCATGGAAGTTTGTTGTCCGTTTAGACGTCTTCCACTTCATGCGAAGGTTTAACTGCGGCCTCACTACTGAGCACCACCCTCTCTACGGTACCTTTTGCTCCAAACTTTCCGCCTGTATCTTTGAGTGGCATCAGGAGGATGTGCAACGGCTTAAGGAGGCCAAGAAAGGGGAGTGGAAGAGCAGCCATGGTGGAAATGCTCCCACTGAGGCACTGCTCTTGGCCAGTATCAGCACTGGTGAAATGGCAAAGCACTGCAGGCGGAGGACCCGTGCAGTGGAGGAGATCCGAGTCATGATTTCGGGGCTGCTCGAATCGATGTGGGAGCTGACTGACACCACGGGGCTGCGTCTAGTGAACCCTGACAGCATGCACCATGTGTGGGAGGTGCAGCAGAAGCACCTGGAGTGCATCCAGGACCCTGCAGGGGTGGAGTTGTACACAAAGACAGGGACACTGCAGAAGGGTGGCAAAGTCCTTGACGTCCtcaggtgtgggagggggtcCTCCTCCCTCGAGAGTTTTCACCGCCACCAGTGTGCTTTTGTTCCAGGTAAATTCAAAATGTTAACTTGCC GCTTTCGATGCAATGCattgcacacacaaatgtacatgcTGGAGGGGGTATCGAGGTGGAACATGAACCGGGCAAAGGAAGCTGTAGCTGTGGTGGGGGCATCAACCCTGAGGACATTTGATGTTTGCTTGATGTCTCACCTAAACAGCATGAGCCAGCGGGTCCTTGGTTGTTCTCTGGTTCCAGAATTCACCCCACCTGGAAAACCTACTG GCGAGCGCATTGCTGTGGAGTACCTGTTGGCCCAGTCCAATAGAGGCGACCTGCTGGTTCCACAGCAGCTGCCAGAGATCCCCACAGAGGAGCTTGAGGACGAAGGTGAACCTGAAGTCACGATGTGCCAGGTAGCTGACCTTAGGGTAGGTGATCCTGATCCTCCAATATGTGCCGTGGAGGCCCAGGTGACACTGGAGGGTGACAGTGGACCCAGATCCCTGGATGAGGACATCATTGTGGAGGAAGACGACACACAAGACAGCACATCAGACCAG AATAGCCGATGTGATTCCAGAGGTGTCTTGGGCTGGGATGCGGTTGATGACCTGGCAGCCTACCTGGTTGGCCTGAACCGAACCATCACTGCCTTGTCATCAAAAGAGGAGGCTGACATAGTCCATCTTTACATGGCTCTCCCTGCTATGGACAAGGAACCTTTGAGGTTCGGCCAGAAAGCGAGGAAGAAGACCGTGGCAGGACCTTGGAGAGCGCCCAGGAAGCCGAGTGGCTCTGCTCCTGGACAGCAGGCGGCAGAGAG ACTGTTCATGACTCACGGGCAGGCAGCCCAGGACCCCGAAGTCCACAGGGTCAGCGAATGTGTTTGCCTGAGACTTTTAAAAGAGTTTCAGCAAGCACCAAAcaggcccaaggacacaaggagTAGAACTCTGCCCATCCCACAGTCCATTGTGGTGGCCTACAGCCATCTTAAACAGCTGCTGGAGGACAGCAGGGTTGTTCTGGAGAAGACCAACGTGGTTCTGATACCAGTAAACAACACAACAATCTCTTCTTG GCTGCTTAGGAGGGATAAGAGGAAGGACAGGGACATGCTGCTGCAGGGCACCATACTCCCCAAACGGTTTGAACTGGCCAAGGACTCACTCCCTGAAGCCCAGACTCTTCCGGCTGCTCCTGTGCAGCATGGGCATGAGGCTATGGTGTTTGAGGAGCCAGAGAACCGGGAGGGTGAGGCAGTGATACGCCCTCGGCACAGTGTTCGTTCTGCCTTGGCACAGCACTACCAGCCTGGGTCATACGTATGGCCTGGTTCTGCTGGCTCAGCCTCGTATGAGCATGGTAACCTGCCACCACCCCCATCTCCTGCCTGGGCCTCGTACCAGCAGGGTCACCTGCCACCACAACCACCCCCATCTCCTGCCTGGGCCTCGTACCAGCAGGGTCacctgccaccaccaccacccccatctcCTGCCTGGGCCTCGTACCAGCAGGGTCAcctgccaccaccaccatctcctGCCTGGGCCTCGTACCAGCAGGATTACAtgccaccaccaccatctcctGCCTGGCCCTCGTACCAGCAGGATTAcctgccaccaccaccatctcctGCCTGGCCTTCGTACCAGCAGGATTAcctgccaccaccaccatctcctGCCTGGCCTTCGTACCTGTTTGTGCATTGCATGGTGTtctaa